The Euzebya sp. sequence CGAACACGACCGTCTGGGCGAAGATCCCGGCCATCAGGAACTGCGCGTAGTCGACGCCCTCGATCGGGATCGCCGACCCGAACACGTAGACGAACAGCAGCACGAACATGATCGGGCTGAGGAGGGTGAAGACCAGCAGGTCCGGCACCCGCTTGATCTTGATGAGGTTGCGGCGGGCGACGACGGTCGAGTCCCGCACGGCGCGGCTGAGGGTGCTCACGCGGGGACCTCCTCGGTCGTGGCGTCGGGGCGGGGGTCCTCCTCGGCCGGGCGGCCGGTGAGGGTCAGGAACACGTCGTCGAGGGTCGGGCGCCGCAGGCCGAAGTCGAGGACCTCGATGCCGGCCTCGTCGAAGCGGGTCAGCGCGTCGCGGAGCGCGGCGGTGCCCCCGGCGACCGGGGCGGTGAGCCGGCGGGTCTGCGCCTCCACGGTGACCTCGCCCACCGACAGGCGGCCCAGCAGGTCGCGGGCGGCGTCGATGTCGCGGGCGTGGGAGAGGACGACCTCGACCCGCTCACCGCCGACCTGCGCCTTCAACTGGTCCGCGTCGCCCTGGGCGATGATGCGGCCGTGGTCCATGACCACGATGTCGTCGGCCAGCCGGTCGGCCTCCTCCAGGTACTGGGTGGTGAGGAGCAGCGTCGCCCCGCTGCCGACGAGGTCGCGGATGACGTCCCACAGGTCGGTGCGGCTGCGCGGGTCGAGCCCGGTGGTCGGCTCGTCGAGGAACAGCACCGGGGGGCGCGCCACCAGCGCGCAGGCCAGGTCGAGGCGTCGGCGCATCCCCCCGGAGTAGGTCTTGATCGGCCGGCCGCCGGCGTCGGACAGCGTGAACTGGTCGAGGAGCTCCGTCGCGCGGCTGCGCGCCTCGGATCGCGGCATGCCGTACAGCTGGCCGACCATCTCGAGGTTCTCGAAGCCGGTCAGGTACTCGTCGACCGCGGCCGACTGCCCGGACAAGCCGATCTTCTCGCGCACCCCGGCGGGGTCGGCGAAGACGTCGACGCCGGCGACCGTCGCACGGCCGGCGTCCGGGGTCAGCAGGGTCGACAGGATCCGCACGGCAGTGGTCTTGCCGGCGCCGTTCGGCCCGAGCACCCCGAGGACGCTGCCCGCGGGGACGACCAGGTCGAGGCCCTTCAACGCCTCGACCTCGCCGTAGCGCTTGACCAGGCCCTCGGCCTGGATCATCTCCGTCATGGGGGGTGTCCCTTCTCATCGGACCGCAACGCGAGCGACAGTACTGCGCCGGTGTGACACGCCGGCGTCCGTCGACCGACGAGACGGTGCCGGTCAACTCATCGCTCAGCCGGAGGTGCGGTCGCGCCGCAGCGACTCGACCTCCTCGCGGAGGATGGCGATCTCCTCGGCGAGGGTGCGGGTCTCCTCCTCGAGCTGGCTCGACTCCCACGACAGGTGCGCGCACACGCCGAGCAGGAACACGATGCCGCCGAACGCGAGGAGGTTCGGCGGGTCGGCGACGCCGAGCCAGCCGGCGACCAGGTCGAGCAGCGGCGGGAAGATCGCGAGGGCGAGCTGGCCGACGGCGACGAGCAGCCACAGGACGGCGTACTTCTCCCGCAGGCGGCGCCGGCGCAGCAGCTCGACGGCGGCCAGCAGGATCACCACCCCCACCACCGAGGTGACGAGGCGGAGGGTCACCGCGGGGACGCCCCCACCGGTTCCCGCTCGACTCCTGACCCGCCCTCGACCACCGGGCGGGGAGGCGCCGGGACGTCGGTCCGGAGCACCTCGACGAGCAGGGCCATGACCGCCCGGCCGAGGTACACCGCGGCGCGCAACGGCGACTGCGACGGCGTGCCGCCCTGGCGCGGCCGCATCGCGACCGGCTCCTGGGCCACGACCAGGCCGGCGCGGCCGGCGAGCACCAGCGCGTCGACGGTGTCACCCAGGTACTCCGCCGGCATCGCGTCGGCGAGCAGCGCCACCGCGCGCGGGCCGAAGGCCCGGAAGCCGGAGGTGACGTCGGTCAGGGGGGCACCGACGATGCGCCCGGCGGCTCGGGCCAGGACGGCCATCGCCCAGCGGCGCGGGCCGCGCACGGCGTAGGCGCCGCGACCGGCGAACCGCGCGCCGATGACGAGGTCGGCGTGGTCGAGGCCCGCGAGCAGGCGCGGCACCTCGGCCGGGTCGTGCTGGCCGTCCCCGTCGACCTGCACGACGACGTCGTGGCCACCCCGGACCGCGTAGCGCAGCCCGAGGCGGAGCGCCCCGCCGACCCCGAGGTTGTACGGCAGGCTCAGCACGGTCGCCCCCGCGGCGCGAGCCCGTTCGCGCGTCGCGTCGGTCGACCCGTCGTCGACCACCACGACCGTCGCCGCCGGCAGCGCCGCCCGGACCTCCGCGACCACGCCGGCGATGCAGTCCGCCTCGTCGTGGGCGGGGATGACGACCATCACCGCTCGTCCGCCCGTCATCGGAACACCCAGCGGTCGTAGGCGACGAAGGTGAAGCACGCACCCAGGCCCTGGGCGAACACCTTCGCGACCGCGTAGGCGACGCCGATCTCGTGCCCGCCGGTGACGATGGCGAGGGTGAGCAGGTAGTTCAGCCCGACCACGATCAGGTACTTGGCGAAGGGGACGCCGACCCGGTCGGCGTCGAAGGACCAGACCCGGTTGAGGGAGAAGTTGTAGAGCAGCCCGGTCCAGAACGCGATCGTCGTCGCGACGGGGATGTGGAGCCCGGCCAGCTCGCGCAAGGCGATCAGCAGGCCGAGGTCGATGACCGCGCTGCTGCCCCCCACGACCAGGAAGCGCCACAGCCGGGTGAGCAGCGTCGAGCCACCCGCATCGGCGGCGGGTGCGGGGGTGGCGGCGGGATCCGTCGCCGAGATCGGCACGTCGGTGGTCACGTCATCCCAGGATGCGTCGGGTGGGGGTACCCCTCACACTGCCCCGCCGGGCACGGTCGCCGAACCCGCCCCCGATCGGGGCCCAACTCGCCGTGAGGCGAAAGAGGCCCCGATCGTGACCCCGGCGGTCCGCGGCCCGGAGCCGGTCAGGGGGTCACGTCGGGCAGGTAGCCGGGGTCGAGGGCCTGGAGGTCCGCGGTCGCCTGCCGCAGCAGGGCCTCCTGCACCTCGCGCAGCTTGTCGGCGTTGGCCCGGTGGTCGTCACCGGACAGCCACAGCGGCTCGTCGGCGAGCCGCAGCACGACCGTGCGACGTCGGAAGGGGGTGAGCCGCGGCCACCGCGCGCCCTTCGGCCACAGCCGCTCGCCACCCACCAGGGCGAGGGGCAGCACCGGCGCGCCGGCCCCGACCGCCATGCGGGACACCCCGGTCTTGAACCGGCCGAGCTTCAGCGGGTCCCGGGCGTCCCAGTGCATCCCGCCCTCGGGCATGATGCAGATGTTGTCCTGCGCGCGCAGCGCGGCGACGGCGGCGTCGAACGCGCCGCGCGGGTCGGTCTTGCGGTACACGGGGATGGCCGCGATCGCCCGCGCGGCCGGGCCGTACACGGGGTTGTCGAAGAACTCGTTGGCGATCAGGATCCGCGCGTCCTTGCCGAAGTGGTGCAGGCCGATGACGGCGTGCACGAAGTCGAACACGGTCCGGTGGTTGCCGCTCAGGATCCAGCCGTCGCGGGTCCCGAGGACCTCGCCGCCGCGGACCTCGTACCGCACGAACGGCCAGGTCAGGACCTTGAACAGCGCGGCGATCAGGCGCAGCAGGAACGCGTTCGACACTCTCACAGCCTCCGGGCTCGGACCGCCCCCAGGTTACGCCACCGTAGGTTGCTGGCCGCCGCGGGGTCAGCCGCCGCTCGCGACCGGCGTCGCCAGGGCGCGCAGCATCGCGGCGATGCCGTCCGCCGGCACGGGGTGGCCCAGGTGGTAGCCCTGCGCCTCGTGGCAGCCCAGGCTGCGCAGGTCGGCCAGCTGCGACTCCTCCTCGACGCCCTCGGCGACGGTCCTGACGCCGAGCGCCCGCGCCAGGTCGACGATGCCGCGCGCCACGGTCCGGTCCGGCAGGCCGTGCCCCAGGTCCTGCACGAACGCCCGGTCGATCTTGAGCACGTCGACCGGCAGGTTGCGGAGGTAGCTGAGCGAGCTGTAGCCGGTGCCGAAGTCGTCGATCGCGATGCCGATGCCGAGCTGGCGGAGCATGCGGAAGGTCGACGCGGCGCCCTCGGGGTCCTCGAGCAGGACGCTCTCGGTCAGCTCGAGGACCAGCGCCTCGGGCGGCAGGCCCGCCGCGGCCAGCGCCCGTTCGACGGTGCGGGGGAACGTGGTGGCGTGCAGCTCCCGCGCCGACACGTTGACGTGGACCACGTCGGGCGCGCCGGGCAGGTCGCGCTGCCACTCGGCCAGCTGGCGGCAGGCCTCGGTCAGCACCCAGGCCCCGAGGGCGGTGATGGCCCCGGTCTCCTCCGCCAGCGGGATGAACTCGAGCGGGGGGATGCGGCCGCGGTCGGGGTGGTCCCAGCGCACCAGCGCCTCGACGCCGCGGATGCGCCGATCGGCGAGGTCGAC is a genomic window containing:
- a CDS encoding ATP-binding cassette domain-containing protein translates to MTEMIQAEGLVKRYGEVEALKGLDLVVPAGSVLGVLGPNGAGKTTAVRILSTLLTPDAGRATVAGVDVFADPAGVREKIGLSGQSAAVDEYLTGFENLEMVGQLYGMPRSEARSRATELLDQFTLSDAGGRPIKTYSGGMRRRLDLACALVARPPVLFLDEPTTGLDPRSRTDLWDVIRDLVGSGATLLLTTQYLEEADRLADDIVVMDHGRIIAQGDADQLKAQVGGERVEVVLSHARDIDAARDLLGRLSVGEVTVEAQTRRLTAPVAGGTAALRDALTRFDEAGIEVLDFGLRRPTLDDVFLTLTGRPAEEDPRPDATTEEVPA
- a CDS encoding DUF2304 domain-containing protein produces the protein MTLRLVTSVVGVVILLAAVELLRRRRLREKYAVLWLLVAVGQLALAIFPPLLDLVAGWLGVADPPNLLAFGGIVFLLGVCAHLSWESSQLEEETRTLAEEIAILREEVESLRRDRTSG
- a CDS encoding glycosyltransferase family 2 protein, translating into MVVIPAHDEADCIAGVVAEVRAALPAATVVVVDDGSTDATRERARAAGATVLSLPYNLGVGGALRLGLRYAVRGGHDVVVQVDGDGQHDPAEVPRLLAGLDHADLVIGARFAGRGAYAVRGPRRWAMAVLARAAGRIVGAPLTDVTSGFRAFGPRAVALLADAMPAEYLGDTVDALVLAGRAGLVVAQEPVAMRPRQGGTPSQSPLRAAVYLGRAVMALLVEVLRTDVPAPPRPVVEGGSGVEREPVGASPR
- a CDS encoding GtrA family protein codes for the protein MTTDVPISATDPAATPAPAADAGGSTLLTRLWRFLVVGGSSAVIDLGLLIALRELAGLHIPVATTIAFWTGLLYNFSLNRVWSFDADRVGVPFAKYLIVVGLNYLLTLAIVTGGHEIGVAYAVAKVFAQGLGACFTFVAYDRWVFR
- a CDS encoding lysophospholipid acyltransferase family protein; the protein is MSNAFLLRLIAALFKVLTWPFVRYEVRGGEVLGTRDGWILSGNHRTVFDFVHAVIGLHHFGKDARILIANEFFDNPVYGPAARAIAAIPVYRKTDPRGAFDAAVAALRAQDNICIMPEGGMHWDARDPLKLGRFKTGVSRMAVGAGAPVLPLALVGGERLWPKGARWPRLTPFRRRTVVLRLADEPLWLSGDDHRANADKLREVQEALLRQATADLQALDPGYLPDVTP